One genomic segment of Panicum virgatum strain AP13 chromosome 2N, P.virgatum_v5, whole genome shotgun sequence includes these proteins:
- the LOC120660617 gene encoding HMG-Y-related protein B-like, translated as MADEGAAPSELAPPPPPSPPPLPSYPEPKDAAAEDSGAAPAETSLVAADAVAEPPKRGRGRPPKPKDPVAEPSAVATDATAVPAKRGRGRPPKPKDPAATGTSGEQTAANARAPVKRGRGRPPKPKDDPAAEATSGMLSPRPRGRPPKKAKVEEASISAPAAAAPGTAGPVKRGRGRPPKVRH; from the exons ATGGCGGACGAAGGCGCCGCCCCGTCCGAGctcgcccctccccctcctccatccccgccgccgctcccgtccTACCCCGAG CCCAAGGACGCCGCCGCAGAGGACTCCGGTGCTGCGCCCGCTGAAACTTCCCTCGTTGCCGCTGATGCCGTTGCCGAGCCTCCCAAGCGGGGACGCGGACGCCCCCCCAAGCCCAAGGACCCCGTCGCTGAGCCTTCCGCCGTTGCCACTGATGCCACAGCCGTGCCTGCCAAGCGAGGGCGGGGACGGCCACCGAAGCCCAAAGACCCCGCTGCCACGGGAACGAGTGGTGAGCAGACTGCTGCTAACGCGCGCGCGCCTGTCAAACGGGGGCGCGGACGGCCTCCCAAGCCCAAGGACGACCCTGCTGCTGAGGCCACCAGTGGCATGCTCAGCCCGCGTCCGCGTGGGCGGCCGCCTAAGAAGGCTAAGGTTGAGGAAGCTTCCATCAGCGCACCTGCTGCTGCAGCTCCTGGCACTGCCGGGCCTGTCAAGCGTGGGCGCGGACGCCCCCCCAAGGTGAGGCATTGA
- the LOC120660618 gene encoding putative 1-phosphatidylinositol-3-phosphate 5-kinase FAB1C, which translates to MGVLEFTVEKARSLAAAADHERCRVQKGELARIETRRREEAGHGVGTPRAQGAASPVGPPTLPRRPLEARSGAEGDAGPRCRPPCRDIRRVEEAADEPRAQFLAPGTDFYSDFSDTDSSVSVSNSMYISMTPSPAESPTCMMRLDDTSDHEVPTMTDSDDARDQVTVSITDEGEEVNTSPPIVDFGDDIWCPPPPEDERDDVESRIFGTDDDDDDDDDILSEPSCFIANKIAGANGVFGGAHKDGVQNDLLKHFRALVAQLLKGEGITLASDNDSKSWLEIVSSLAWQAANYVKPDTKKGGSMDPGDYVKIKCIASGNPPDSNFVRGIVCSKNVRRKRMVAEHRNAKLLILGGALEYQKVSNKLASIGTILEQEKEHLRTIVGKIESRQPNVLLVEKSASSFAQELLAKDISLVLNVKRPLLDRIARCTGGQVASSIDNIVSARLGQCDLFKVEKVPESTSAEHTEKGSIKTLMFFEGCLKRLGCTVLLRGNCREELKKIKRAMQLAVFAAYHLSLETSFLADEGATVPRTLSMSLIDAPDLQTHRDYVSAGPADHSIPDNLRDAEEKYPHNASTSHIFENISASSTLLAPSTLLPFDGASEGTVLECRASEFPVDHVNSQDLSSSCHPNASCIKHLISPCSLSDGLRTSCAVTNYDDPYRFLQSSIACGAYNDRASTEPCPLENCRSHPSIDNLQSGNTDAKDKLSAGYLSGTDNNQSILVSLSRTCIPKSLACERSHLLRIKFYGSFDKPLGRYLREDLFDQAYCCPSCKEPSESHVRCYMHQHGSLTISVRCLLCQKLPGEHDGRIWMWHRCMRCKPKDGMPPATHRVIMSDAAWGLSFGKFLELSFSNHMTANRIASCGHSLQRDCLRFYGYGNMVAAFQYSPMVTLSVSLPPPVLDFSFHATQEWVKREAVEVFGNMESLHREVYDLLHNIEKSIITDHDSVKTSTQRQITEMKDLLNMERNEYEALLLPVIRGSAHSFKSKVDILEFNRIRRSLLLDAHAWDCRLCGIDSLKEGGHVYKTDSSNQEKPQGTSEVRPEFHQTVTRLAGTYQESCPRRSSGSPRKSLLSTEGHSKDHQAVMAEKDLPIGLVDGVASDAGGLDLVFSSIYEGHHLSEDPIKTDPVERLPSLASILADKIDMAWSGSGELRYPHDLTKADENRSFSLLSNPSCKKATAPVRIHSFDAVLRLHQREQTGLVPASLHSSLKPADSFRDLTSLVKDPMTNMRRAFSQISPRTRGNLNAVLTRAPKYITSASDMVKNGARLLLPNISCEGSVIITVYDDEPTSVVSYAMTSQEYVEHVSHKMNASPSFSDFTKVSSNRLDRSSSYEDLSDLKGSHFRFYFDDDTSSADSTKFSVTCYFARQFDALRKKCCPSDIDYIRSLSRCKRWSAQGGKSNVYFAKTMDERFIIKQVTKTELDSFVEFAPHYFRHLTESLSSISPTCLAKIMGLYQVSIKSLKGGREMKMDLMVMENIFFQRTISRVYDLKGSVRSRYNSDTSGHNKVLLDSNLIEALHTKPMFLGSKAKRRLERAVWNDTSFLASLDVMDYSLLVGIDEEKKELVVGIIDFLRQYTWDKQLETWVKASGILGGPKNESPTVISPIQYKKRFRKAMSRYFLAVPDQWTS; encoded by the exons ATGGGGGTGCTGGAGTTCACGGTGGAGAAGGCCagatccctcgccgccgccgccgaccacgaGCGGTGCCGCGTGCAGAAGGGCGAGCTCGCGCGGATCGagacgcggcggcgcgaggaggcgggCCATGGCGTGGGCACGCCGAGGGCCCAGGGCGCCGCCTCGCCCGTCGGCCCGCCAACGCTGCCGCGACGCCCGCTCGAGGCGAGATCTGGGGCCGAAGGCGACGCCGGCCCGCGCTGTCGTCCTCCTTGTCGTGATATCAG GCGAGTGGAGGAGGCTGCTGACGAACCCAGGGCTCAGTTTTTAGCCCCAGGGACTGACTTCTATAGTGACTTTTCAGATACAGATTCTAGTGTTAGTGTTAGTAACTCAATGTACATATCGATGACCCCAAGCCCTGCAGAGAGCCCTACTTGCATGATGAGGCTGGATGACACTTCTGATCATGAGGTGCCAACAATGACTGATTCAGATGATGCGCGGGACCAAGTCACTGTCAGCATCACTGATGAGGGAGAAGAGGTCAACACATCACCCCCTATTGTTGATTTTGGTGATGATATTTGGTGCCCACCACCTCCTGAAGATGAGAGAGATGATGTCGAATCGAGGATATTTGgaaccgatgatgatgatgatgatgatgatgatatttTATCAGAACCTAGTTGCTTCATCGCTAATAAAATAGCTGGTGCCAATGGTGTCTTTGGTGGAGCTCATAAAGACGGTGTTCAGAATGACTTGCTGAAGCACTTTCGAGCTCTAGTAGCACAGTTACTGAAGGGGGAAGGCATTACTTTGGCCAGTGACAACGATTCCAAAAGTTGGCTTGAGATAGTGTCCTCGTTGGCATGGCAGGCTGCTAACTATGTGAAACCTgataccaagaaaggtggcagcATGGATCCTGGTGACTATGTGAAGATTAAATGCATAGCATCTGGGAACCCACCTGATAG CAATTTTGTTAGAGGCATTGTTTGCTCCAAGAATGTAAGGCGCAAACGGATGGTCGCAGAGCACAGGAATGCCAAATTGCTCATTTTAGGAGGGGCCCTTGAGTACCAGAAGGTATCGAATAAATTAGCATCCATAGGGACTATACTTGAACAG GAAAAGGAACATTTAAGAACTATTGTTGGAAAGATTGAGTCTAGGCAGCCTAATGTGCTTCTAGTTGAGAAAAGCGCCTCATCTTTTGCTCAGGAGCTTTTAGCAAAAGATatttcattagttctaaatgtgAAGAGGCCACTTTTGGATAGGATAGCGAGATGCACAGGTGGTCAGGTTGCCTCATCAATTGACAACATTGTCTCAGCAAGGCTAGGACAGTGTGACTTGTTCAAGGTGGAGAAAGTTCCAGAATCCACATCAGCAGAACACACAGAGAAGGGATCAATTAAGACTCTGATGTTCTTTGAAGGCTGTCTGAAACGCTTGGGTTGCACG GTTCTGCTGAGAGGGAATTGCCGGGAAGAATTAAAGAAGATTAAGCGTGCAATGCAACTCGCAGTCTTTGCTGCTTATCACCTCTCCCTGGAGACATCATTCCTTGCTGATGAGGGTGCAACAGTTCCAAGAACTCTTTCGATGTCTTTGATAGATGCACCAGATTTGCAAACCCATAGAGATTACGTCTCTGCTGGGCCTGCTGATCATAGTATTCCTGATAACCTTAGAGACGCTGAAGAGAAATACCCACACAATGCTAGTACCAGCCACATATTTGAGAATATCTCTGCATCATCAACTCTGTTAGCACCATCAACTCTGTTACCATTTGATGGGGCAAGCGAGGGAACCGTGCTTGAATGTAGAGCATCTGAATTTCCAGTTGACCATGTCAACTCTCAAGATTTGTCAAGCTCATGCCATCCAAATGCTTCGTGCATTAAACATTTAATATCGCCATGTTCCCTCAGTGATGGCTTGAGAACATCATGTGCTGTCACAAATTATGATGACCCATACAGGTTTTTGCAATCTTCAATTGCTTGTGGTGCCTATAATGATAGGGCAAGCACGGAACCATGCCCTTTGGAAAACTGTAGAAGTCACCCCTCAATAGACAACTTACAGTCAGGGAATACAGATGCCAAAGACAAGCTTTCTGCTGGTTACTTATCTGGTACCGACAACAATCAGAGCATCTTAGTTTCACTCTCACGTACCTGCATCCCAAAAAGCTTAGCATGTGAACGTTCTCACCTCCTCCGCATCAAATTTTATGGTAGTTTTGACAAGCCACTAGGGAGGTACCTCCGCGAGGACTTATTTGATCAG GCATATTGCTGCCCATCATGCAAGGAGCCTTCAGAATCACATGTTAGGTGCTATATGCATCAGCATGGCAGCCTAACAATCAGTGTTAGATGCCTTCTGTGTCAAAAGTTACCAGGTGAACATGATGGAAGGATATGGATGTGGCACAGATGTATGAGGTGTAAGCCTAAGGATGGAATGCCGCCGGCAACACATAGAGTAATTATGTCTGATGCTGCTTGGGGCCTATCATTTGGCAAGTTCCTGGAGCTGAGCTTCTCAAATCATATGACTGCTAATCGAATTGCGAGTTGTGGCCATTCTCTCCAAAGGGATTGCCTTCGTTTCTATGG GTATGGAAATATGGTGGCCGCCTTTCAGTATAGTCCCATGGTTACTCTATCTGTTAGCCTTCCACCCCCAGTGCTAGATTTCAGTTTCCATGCTACACAAGAGTGGGTCAAAAGAGAGGCAGTTGAG GTATTTGGCAATATGGAATCCTTGCACAGGGAGGTATATGATTTACTTCATAATATTGAGAAGAGTATCATCACTGACCATGATTCCGTGAAAACAAGCACGCAAAGGCAGATAACGGAGATGAAGGATTTGCTTAACATGGAAAGAAATGAGTATGAG GCTTTGCTTCTACCAGTTATAAGGGGGAGTGCTCATTCATTTAAATCAAAGGTTGATATTTTGGAGTTCAACCGTATCAGACGCAGTCTGCTCCTAGATGCTCACGCTTGGGACTGCAGGTTGTGTGGCATAGATTCACTTAAGGAAGGTGGTCATGTTTACAAAACTGATTCCTCCAATCAAGAGAAACCCCAAGGGACCAGTGAAGTGAGACCTGAATTTCATCAGACAGTTACAAGACTTGCAGGTACCTATCAAGAATCATGTCCTCGGCGCTCTTCAGGAAGTCCAAGGAAATCTCTTTTGTCTACAGAAGGCCACTCAAAAGATCATCAAGCTGTCATGGCTGAGAAAGATTTGCCGATTGGGCTGGTGGATGGTGTTGCGTCTGATGCAGGaggtcttgatttggtcttcagCAGTATATATGAAGGACATCATCTGTCCGAAGATCCTATTAAGACAGATCCAGTAGAGAGGTTACCGTCACTTGCATCTATTTTAGCAGACAAAATAGATATGGCATGGTCTGGATCTGGTGAATTACGTTATCCACATGATTTGACCAAAGCTGATGAAAATAGATCTTTTAGCTTGCTGAGCAATCCAAGTTGCAAGAAGGCCACCGCCCCAGTCCGAATCCACTCATTTGATGCGGTATTGAGATTGCATCAGCGGGAACAAACTGGATTAGTGCCTGCTTCATTGCATTCATCATTGAAACCAGCTGATTCCTTTAGAGACTTGACGAGCCTTGTGAAGGATCCGATGACAAACATGAGGAGAGCATTTTCTCAAATATCTCCCAGGACTAGAGGAAACTTGAATGCTGTTCTTACACGTGCTCCTAAATATATAACATCGGCTTCTGATATGGTAAAGAATGGGGCACGATTGCTTCTGCCGAATATCAGCTGCGAAGGTTCTGTTATCATCACTGTCTATGATGACGAGCCAACCAGTGTTGTGTCATATGCCATGACATCGCAAGAGTATGTTGAGCATGTCTCACATAAAATGAATGCAAGCCCCAGCTTTTCAGATTTTACTAAGGTCAGCAGTAATAGACTTGACAGATCTTCCTCGTATGAGGACCTTTCAGATTTGAAAGGATCCCACTTCAGGTTCTATTTCGATGATGATACATCTTCTGCAGATAGTACTAAGTTTTCAGTCACTTGCTATTTTGCAAGGCAGTTTGATGCACTCAGAAAGAAATGTTGTCCCAGTGATATTGATTACATACGCTCACTTAGTCGCTGTAAGCGATGGAGTGCACAAGGTGGAAAAAGCAATGTTTACTTTGCAAAGACAATGGACGAGAGATTCATTATTAAACAAGTCACCAAAACAGAGCTGGACTCTTTTGTAGAATTTGCTCCTCACTACTTCAGGCACTTGACAGAGTCATTGAGTTCCATAAGCCCGACTTGCCTTGCAAAAATAATGGGACTCTATCAG GTTAGTATCAAGAGTTTGAAAGGTGGACGTGAGATGAAGATGGatctgatggtgatggagaacaTTTTCTTCCAGAGAACAATATCTAGGGTGTATGATCTGAAGGGTTCTGTGCGTTCACGCTACAATTCTGATACTTCGGGCCACAATAAAGTCCTTTTAGATTCTAATCTCATAGAAGCACTACATACAAAGCCTATGTTTTTGGGGAGTAAGGCAAAAAGAAGATTGGAAAGAGCTGTCTGGAATGATACATCATTTCTTGCG TCTTTGGATGTCATGGACTACTCCCTTCTGGTCGGCATCGATGAGGAGAAGAAAGAGCTTGTTGTGGGCATCATCGACTTCCTGCGGCAGTACACCTGGGACAAGCAGCTGGAGACATGGGTGAAAGCCTCAGGCATCCTGGGCGGGCCAAAGAACGAGTCCCCCACTGTGATTTCTCCAATCCAGTACAAGAAGAGGTTCAGGAAGGCCATGTCGAGGTACTTCCTCGCTGTCCCTGACCAGTGGACCTCCTGA